The following are from one region of the Salvia hispanica cultivar TCC Black 2014 chromosome 1, UniMelb_Shisp_WGS_1.0, whole genome shotgun sequence genome:
- the LOC125201722 gene encoding ribosomal RNA small subunit methyltransferase G: MLISISAQAYSVFSLRTFFKHIPAIKPSTLKLRHFSAAGISGTSVSAAGALNFEALTSHQKHQVRLYIDSLLEWNQKMNLTAVKEENEVMERHVEDSLAIIEPVRDSYMLRCGDSFENLSVVDVGSGAGLPGVILAIACPSWKVTLLESLNKRCVFLEHVVGLIGLQNVQIVRDRAEAAGQNLDYRENFDIAVARAVAEMRVLAEYCLPLVRVGGLFVAAKGHDPQEEVAKAERAIHLMGASLLQTCFVESHSKFGQRTAIICLKDGPTPRKYPRAPGIPSKLPL; encoded by the exons ATGTTGATTTCTATAAGCGCCCAAGCTTATTCTGTGTTTTCTTTGAGGACTTTCTTCAAACACATTCCGGCAATTAAACCATCAACGCTAAAACTTCGCCATTTTTCCGCCGCCGGTATCTCAGGCACCTCCGTTTCCGCAGCTGGTGCCCTCAATTTCGAAGCCTTGACCTCACATCAAAAGCATCAAGTTCGTCTCTACATTGACTCCCTCCTCGAATGGAACCAG AAAATGAATTTGACGGCGGTGAAAGAGGAAAATGAGGTGATGGAAAGACACGTGGAGGACTCCTTGGCGATTATTGAACCTGTTCGAGATTCATATATGTTGCGCTGCGGGGATTCTTTCGAAAATTTGAGTGTTGTTGACGTTGGAAGTGGAGCTGGGCTTCCTGGAGTGATTCTGGCCATCGCATGCCCTA GTTGGAAGGTGACTCTGTTGGAGTCCTTGAATAAGCGTTGCGTCTTCTTGGAGCATGTCGTTGGCCTCATTGGCTTGCAGAATGTTCAAATTGTACGTGATCGAGCTGAG GCTGCAGGACAAAACCTTGACTATAGAGAGAACTTTGACATTGCAGTTGCTAGAGCAGTTGCAGAAATGAGAGTACTGG CTGAATATTGTCTTCCTCTAGTCCGTGTTGGTGGTTTGTTTGTGGCAGCAAAGGGTCATGATCCACAG GAGGAAGTTGCAAAAGCTGAAAGAGCTATTCATTTGATGGGTGCTTCTCTCTTGCAAACATGCTTCG TGGAGTCTCACAGCAAATTTGGACAGAGAACAGCCATTATATGCCTGAAAGATGGTCCGACCCCTAGAAAATATCCTCGGGCACCAGGTATTCCTTCAAAGCTCCCACTATGA